One genomic segment of Arachis duranensis cultivar V14167 chromosome 4, aradu.V14167.gnm2.J7QH, whole genome shotgun sequence includes these proteins:
- the LOC107486698 gene encoding transcription factor MYB16-like, with protein sequence MGRSPCCDKVGLKKGPWTPEEDQKLLAYIEEHGHGSWRALPAKAGLERCGKSCRLRWTNYLRPDIKRGKFSLQEEQAIIQLHALLGNRWSAIATHLPKRTDNEIKNYWNTHLKKRLTKMGIDPVTHKPRNDALVSGDGGHSKKVAANLSHMAQWESARLEAEARLVRESKLRSSQQHSLQIPSSTTTFPSSSSSSSSAQVMIKLADESPITTTKDWANNEDWLLRSNHESNGGGGMGNAELESPTSTLSFSENNASPAIIGENSNNNVNVVVPMIEFVGATSGSYSENDGIIRSINVKEEGSEDHDHHHQHEWKDYDNNSSMGTFNPSLHELTMMTMESTWGSSSHHHQNHDHDDESLRTSGSNGAHVNAGDDDDDEEDEELGFTNLLLNTNNNNNPNNDNNELSLSSEGGGGSGGGGGDGGGESHNNDNGDSYEDKNYWNSILHLVDSSPSDSPIF encoded by the exons ATGGGAAGATCACCATGTTGTGACAAAGTGGGTTTGAAGAAAGGACCATGGACACCAGAGGAAGATCAGAAACTCTTAGCCTATATTGAAGAACATGGTCATGGAAGCTGGCGCGCTTTGCCAGCAAAAGCAG GGCTTGAAAGGTGTGGGAAGAGCTGCAGATTGAGATGGACAAATTATCTAAGGCCTGATATTAAGAGGGGAAAGTTCAGTTTGCAAGAAGAACAAGCCATCATTCAGCTTCATGCACTCTTAGGAAACAG GTGGTCAGCTATAGCCACACATTTGCCAAAGAGGACAGACAatgagataaaaaattattggaaCACACATCTCAAAAAAAGATTAACAAAAATGGGCATCGATCCTGTAACTCACAAGCCCAGAAACGATGCCCTAGTCTCTGGTGACGGCGGCCATTCAAAGAAGGTCGCCGCCAACCTCAGCCACATGGCTCAGTGGGAGAGTGCTAGGCTTGAAGCCGAAGCAAGGTTGGTTAGGGAATCAAAATTACGTTCATCACAACAACATTCATTGCAAATTCCAAGTTCTACTACCACTTTTCCATCATCGTCTTCGTCTTCGTCCtcagctcaagttatgatcaaatTAGCAGACGAATCTCCGATAACAACAACCAAAGATTGGGCTAATAATGAAGATTGGTTATTGAGATCTAATCATGAAAGTAATGGTGGTGGTGGAATGGGAAATGCTGAACTTGAGTCACCAACATCTACATTATCATTCTCGGAGAACAATGCATCACCAGCAATAATTGGAGAAAATAGCAACAATAATGTTAATGTAGTGGTGCCTATGATTGAGTTTGTTGGAGCTACTTCAGGTTCATATTCTGAGAATGATGGAATTATTAGGAGTATTAACGTGAAGGAAGAAGGTAGTGAAgatcatgatcatcatcatcaacatgaGTGGAAAGACTATGATAATAATTCTTCAATGGGTACTTTCAACCCTAGCTTGCATGAATTGACAATGATGACCATGGAATCCACGTGGGGAAGttcttctcatcatcatcaaaatcatgatcatgatgatgaaTCTCTTAGGACAAGTGGTAGTAATGGTGCACATGTTAATgctggtgatgatgatgatgatgaagaagatgaagagttaGGGTTCACAAATCTTCTGCtgaatactaataataataacaaccctaataatgataataatgaatTGAGTTTGTCATCTgaaggtggtggtggtagtggcggcggtggtggtgatggtggtgggGAGTCTCATAACAATGACAACGGTGATTCCTATGAAGATAAGAACTATTGGAACAGCATTCTCCATTTGGTGGATTCTTCACCTTCTGATTCACCAATcttttga